From the Mangifera indica cultivar Alphonso chromosome 10, CATAS_Mindica_2.1, whole genome shotgun sequence genome, one window contains:
- the LOC123226660 gene encoding probable leucine-rich repeat receptor-like protein kinase IMK3: protein MGEGVTDKVWEVTKIYCHSTTSRGLVLLILRIDWPSRMKIIRGTARGLQYLHNQENIIHGNLTSSNVLLDEYTNAKIADCGLSRSMIAAANVNVIATAGTFAYRAPELAKLKKANTKTDVYSLGVIMLELLTGKSPGDKMNDVDLPQWVASIIKVEWTNEVSDLELMGDASIIGDELLNTLKLALHCVDPSPSVRPEVQQVLQQLELTCWKKDLSSRFCYKYNLY, encoded by the coding sequence ATGGGGGAGGGTGTAACCGACAAGGTTTGGGAAGTTACCAAAATTTACTGCCACAGTACAACATCACGAGGCCTtgtactattaattttaagaattgatTGGCCCTCAAGGATGAAAATCATTCGGGGTACAGCAAGAGGCCTACAGTACCTTCACAATCAGGAGAACATTATACATGGGAACCTTACATCAAGCAATGTCCTACTTGATGAATATACAAATGCTAAAATTGCAGATTGTGGCCTCTCCAGGTCAATGATTGCTGCTGCTAATGTAAATGTGATTGCAACTGCAGGTACGTTTGCCTACAGAGCACCTGAGCTTGCAAAGCTCAAGAAAGCTAACACAAAAACTGATGTATACAGCCTTGGAGTTATCATGCTGGAACTCCTAACAGGGAAGTCTCCAGGTGACAAGATGAATGATGTGGACTTGCCTCAATGGGTTGCCTCTATCATTAAGGTGGAGTGGACTAATGAAGTTTCTGATTTAGAATTGATGGGGGATGCATCAATAATTGGGGATGAGTTACTCAACACACTGAAATTGGCTTTGCATTGTGTTGATCCTTCACCCTCAGTGCGCCCAGAGGTTCAACAAGTTCTGCAGCAACTGGAATTGACTTGCTGGAAAAAAGATTTAAGTTCCAGGTTCTGCTACAAGTATAATCTTTACTAG
- the LOC123226661 gene encoding PRA1 family protein B1-like has product MAAPPTLPVSNSQANATSQPPIATPAFRAFVSRLSSSIRHGFSQRRPWSELVDRSAMARPDSLSEAYSRIRRNLSYFKVNYVTLLALVLAFSLLSNPFSLLVLLSLLGAWMFLYIFRPSDQPLAIFGRTFSDRETLGALVVLTIVVVFLTSVGSLLISAFMIGAAIVCAHGAFRVPEDLFLDDQEPVNSGFLSFLGGAAASAAAPAVAGRV; this is encoded by the coding sequence ATGGCCGCCCCACCCACGCTCCCAGTCTCCAACTCTCAAGCCAACGCAACCTCCCAACCGCCGATCGCCACGCCAGCCTTTCGTGCCTTCGTCTCACGGCTGTCCTCCTCCATCCGTCACGGTTTCTCCCAACGCCGACCATGGTCCGAACTTGTAGACAGATCGGCTATGGCCAGGCCCGATTCCCTCTCGGAAGCCTACTCTCGTATACGGAGAAATCTCTCCTACTTCAAAGTCAACTACGTGACCCTACTCGCGCTTGTGCTCGCTTTCTCTCTCTTATCAAATCCCTTTTCTCTCCTCGTCCTTCTTAGCCTTTTGGGAGCATGGATGTTCCTCTACATTTTCAGACCGTCGGATCAACCTTTGGCCATCTTCGGTCGTACGTTCTCTGACCGCGAGACGCTCGGGGCGTTGGTTGTGTTGACGATTGTCGTCGTGTTTTTGACGTCTGTTGGATCTTTGTTGATATCTGCGTTTATGATCGGAGCTGCGATTGTGTGCGCCCACGGTGCTTTTAGGGTGCCTGAGGATCTGTTCCTCGACGACCAAGAACCTGTTAACTCCGGATTCCTATCCTTCCTCGGCGGCGCTGCCGCCTCCGCGGCCGCCCCTGCCGTCGCCGGACGCGTCTGA
- the LOC123227358 gene encoding uncharacterized protein LOC123227358, with protein sequence MFDEVLAERRIQRNQEAFMAVATPCFYPDVFEWVQNLPPISQWKANSMSICICSTTSLQPSLNLSVAKSLESPSLSFSIIADYSYSISLWTSKPFKISSKSTSLLNENAISDLLINFIEDVLKYAPNKLCNLSLKLPKLDSISNFKDIFNFAFFTLSLLVCIYEVPAGLRSGCLISLKNQLTGCQSRVASRQLMKHLGSNLEEQWMRSLNLAITNWIVELQAAHRLLKTPSPLFSYALSQFGLWKVHLYCPVIAMDVESSSNPLTDERLLFSLNYHQLEGVIQFNYNVTIEDRWVKLMINTDNIRCDIVQLVNDNLMNERGVGVDEKHFPSRISLHVTPTLQTSIISVSVSKSSDNPPVEIGLEKTMEGSFDPPNSFLGLKVSTGETMTMSLRPWKFEQSVYGYSAILNWFLHDSNDGKEVISSKPSKFTLLNPKAWFKDRYTSAHRPFTRQGGVVFAGDEYGEKVWWKIDKNAIGRTMAWEIRGLIWLTYLPNKHRTFYNETRRLEFREILHLKIA encoded by the exons ATGTTTGATGAAGTTCTTGCAGAGAGAAGGATTCAAAGAAATCAAGAAGCTTTCATGGCTGTGGCTACTCCTTGTTTCTATCCTGATGTATTTGAATGGGTTCAAAATCTTCCACCAATTTCTCAATGGAAAGCCAATTCCATGTCCATATGCATATGTTCCACAACTTCTCTTCAGCCATCTCTCAATCTTTCTGTAGCCAAAAGCCTTGAATCcccatctctctctttctccatAATTGCAGATTATAGCTACTCCATATCTCTCTGGACCTCGAAACCATTCAAAATCAGCTCGAAATCGACTAGTTTACTCAATGAAAATGCCATTTCTGATCTTCTGATCAACTTCATAGAAGATGTTCTTAAATATGCCCCAAACAAGTTATGTAACTTGTCGCTCAAGCTTCCAAAACTAGACTCCATCTCCAActttaaagacattttcaatTTCGCCTTCTTCACTCTTTCGCTTCTTGTGTGCATCTATGAAGTTCCTGCTGGTCTCCGCTCAGGATGTTTGATTTCTCTCAAGAATCAACTGACTGGTTGCCAATCGAGAGTGGCATCAAGGCAGCTCATGAAGCACTTGGGCTCTAACTTGGAAGAGCAGTGGATGAGGTCTCTGAATCTTGCGATTACTAATTGGATCGTGGAGCTCCAAGCCGCCCACCGCCTACTTAAAACACCATCCCCGCTTTTTTCCTATGCATTATCCCAGTTTGGGTTGTGGAAAGTTCATTTGTATTGTCCTGTCATCGCCATGGATGTCGAAAGCTCCAGCAACCCTTTAACCGATGAGCGACTTCTCTTCTCCCTCAACTACCACCAGCTTGAAGGTGTCATCCAGTTCAACTACAATGTCACCATTGAAGACAGATGGGTGAAGTTGATGATCAACACAGATAACATAAG GTGTGATATTGTCCAACTTGTGAATGATAATCTGATGAATGAAAGGGGAGTTGGAGTGGATGAAAAACATTTTCCTTCAAGGATATCTTTGCATGTAACTCCAACTCTTCAAACCAGCATAATTAGTGTTTCAGTTAGCAAATCTTCAGATAATCCTCCAGTAGAGATTGGGCTTGAGAAAACCATGGAAGGTTCATTTGATCCACCCAACTCTTTCTTGGGGCTCAAGGTATCTACTGGAGAGACCATGACAATGAGTTTGAGGCCTTGGAAATTTGAACAATCTGTGTATGGCTATAGTGCAATTTTGAACTGGTTTCTTCATGACAGCAATGATGGAAAAGAGGTAATCTCCTCCAAGCCATCGAAATTCACTTTGCTCAACCCCAAGGCCTGGTTCAAAGACAGATACACCAGTGCTCACCGGCCGTTCACCAGGCAAGGCGGCGTAGTCTTTGCCGGAGATGAATATGGAGAAAAAGTGTGGTGGAAGATTGACAAAAATGCTATTGGAAGAACAATGGCATGGGAGATTAGAGGGTTGATTTGGTTAACTTATTTGCCCAATAAGCATAGAACATTTTACAATGAGACTAGAAGGTTGGAATTCAGAGAAATTCTGCACCTTAAAATTGCTTAG
- the LOC123227135 gene encoding laccase-12-like produces the protein MGSFNNSHCCIFFFFSFGLLLLLASFANAKVHYHDFVIQATPVKRLCNTHSTITVNGMYPGPTLEVNDGDTLVVKVTNKAIYNATIHWHGIRQIRTAWADGPEMVTQCPIRPGMSYTYRFTIQGQVGTLWWHAHSSWLRATVYGALIIHPKEGSSYPFPKPTRETAILLGEWWNANPMDVVRQATLTGATPNISDAYTINGQPGDLYSCSSQDTVVVPIDSGETNLLRVINSALNQQLFFAIANHQFTVVGADASYIKPFTTSVIVLGPGQTTDVLIQGNQPPSRYYMAARAYASAQNAPFDNTTTTAILEYKSATCPKKCLSVTPVMPTLPAFNDTNTVTGFTTKFRSPQKVEVPTEIDESLFFTVGLGLNKCPPNFKSNQCQGPNGTRFTASMNNASFVLPANFSLLQAHHQRIPGVFTTDFPANPPLKFDFTGNVSRSIWQPVSGTKVYKLKYGSRVQIVLQGTRIFTAENHPIHLHGYDFYIIAEGFGNFNPSTDTSKFNLVDPPLRNTVGLPVGGWAVIRFVADNPGVWLMHCHLDVHITWGLAVALLVENGVGELQALEAPPPDLPPC, from the exons ATGGGGTCCTTCAACAACTCTCATTGCtgtatcttcttcttcttttcatttgGCCTTCTGCTTCTGCTTGCTTCCTTTGCTAATGCCAAAGTTCACTACCATGATTTTGTT ATTCAAGCAACACCAGTGAAGAGGCTGTGCAATACTCATAGTACTATTACTGTTAATGGCATGTACCCTGGCCCAACCTTGGAGGTGAACGATGGTGACACTCTTGTTGTCAAAGTTACCAACAAAGCCATATATAATGCCACCATTCACTG GCATGGAATTCGGCAAATCAGAACCGCTTGGGCAGACGGCCCAGAGATGGTGACTCAGTGTCCAATTAGACCTGGAATGAGTTACACTTACAGATTCACCATCCAGGGTCAAGTAGGCACATTGTGGTGGCATGCTCATAGCTCTTGGCTTAGAGCCACAGTTTATGGAGCTCTAATTATTCATCCTAAAGAAGGTTCTTCCTATCCATTCCCCAAGCCAACTCGCGAAACTGCAATTCTTCTCG GGGAATGGTGGAATGCCAATCCTATGGATGTTGTGAGACAGGCTACTTTAACTGGAGCAACTCCGAACATATCCGATGCTTACACCATTAATGGCCAACCTGGAGATCTCTACAGCTGCTCCAGCCAAG ATACTGTGGTTGTTCCAATTGACTCTGGTGAGACCAATCTCTTAAGAGTCATCAATTCTGCCTTAAACCAGCAACTTTTCTTCGCAATTGCCAACCACCAGTTCACAGTTGTTGGAGCTGATGCCTCTTACATCAAACCCTTCACCACTTCAGTGATTGTCCTGGGACCTGGCCAAACGACAGACGTTCTAATCCAAGGCAATCAGCCTCCATCGCGATACTATATGGCTGCACGCGCCTACGCCAGCGCCCAGAATGCCCCATTCGACAACACCACAACAACAGCTATTCTTGAATACAAATCCGCCACTTGTCCCAAAAAGTGTCTCTCTGTCACACCAGTTATGCCAACTTTACCAGCTTTTAATGACACGAATACTGTCACTGGATTCACCACCAAGTTTAGAAGTCCCCAGAAAGTTGAAGTCCCAACTGAGATTGATGAAAGCCTCTTCTTCACAGTTGGTCTTGGACTCAACAAATGTCCTCCAAATTTCAAGTCCAATCAATGCCAAGGACCCAATGGTACTCGTTTCACTGCCAGTATGAACAATGCATCCTTTGTCCTACCAGCAAACTTCTCTCTCTTGCAAGCACATCACCAGAGAATTCCAGGGGTTTTCACCACCGATTTTCCAGCAAACCCTCCGTTGAAATTTGATTTCACTGGAAACGTAAGCCGATCAATCTGGCAACCGGTTTCAGGGACTAAAGTGTACAAGTTGAAGTATGGCTCAAGAGTGCAGATTGTGCTACAAGGCACAAGAATCTTCACAGCAGAAAACCACCCAATTCACCTCCATGGATATGATTTCTACATCATCGCCGAGGGTTTTGGAAACTTCAATCCCAGTACTGATACTTCTAAATTCAACCTAGTTGATCCACCTCTCAGGAACACAGTTGGTTTGCCTGTGGGAGGATGGGCAGTCATCAGATTTGTTGCAGACAATCCAG GAGTGTGGCTAATGCACTGTCACTTGGATGTTCATATTACATGGGGTCTGGCCGTGGCCTTGTTGGTAGAAAATGGAGTAGGAGAACTGCAGGCACTGGAAGCACCACCTCCGGATTTGCCTCCATGTTAA
- the LOC123226916 gene encoding dehydration-responsive element-binding protein 2A-like isoform X1: MGVCHNQGSNMLAIDLSRKRKRRDGVNVAETLAKWKKHNAILESYDSENKTLRKVPAKGSKKGCMKGKGGPENARCNYRGVRQRTWGKWVAEIRQPNRGKRLWLGTFPTAVEAALAYDEAARAMYGSAARINLPDVSNSNEYLKDSESTTTSNRSEVEDSKLRNDVREAESGINTAPEVKLSSSPEKPKTKDEPLDDEQYDRNPEVRDEAALGATCASQSEFKEEPLNLEDNSWMDNEEWPNMSMEEMFDVNELLNMLDRNPLCIPEPKVETSFDTLDQLELLGHIPDEKSSELSYQLPNQYGNMTGGFHTEQGASDYVLQFLEQEDSNDFGF; this comes from the coding sequence ATGGGTGTTTGCCATAATCAAGGTTCTAATATGTTGGCCATTGATTTATCCAGGAAAAGGAAGCGAAGAGACGGCGTTAACGTGGCCGAGACACTCGCAAAATGGAAGAAACATAATGCCATTCTCGAGTCCTATGATAGTGAGAATAAAACATTGCGAAAAGTCCCTGCGAAGGGCTCGAAGAAGGGCTGTATGAAAGGCAAAGGAGGGCCGGAAAATGCAAGGTGTAATTATAGAGGTGTGAGGCAGAGGACTTGGGGCAAGTGGGTTGCAGAGATAAGGCAGCCGAACAGGGGAAAGAGGCTGTGGCTTGGTACTTTTCCCACTGCTGTTGAGGCTGCTCTTGCTTATGATGAAGCTGCCAGGGCAATGTATGGTTCTGCTGCCCGAATTAATTTGCCAGACGTTTCCAACTCAAATGAGTATTTGAAAGATTCTGAATCCACAACGACATCTAATCGGTCTGAGGTTGAGGATTCTAAATTGAGGAACGATGTTAGGGAAGCTGAATCTGGAATTAATACTGCTCCTGAAGTCAAATTGTCTAGTAGTCCAGAGAAACCCAAAACTAAAGATGAGCCCTTGGATGATGAACAGTATGATAGGAACCCAGAAGTGAGAGATGAGGCTGCTTTGGGTGCCACTTGTGCCTCCCAATCGGAATTTAAGGAAGAACCTTTGAATCTAGAAGACAACAGTTGGATGGACAATGAAGAATGGCCAAATATGTCAATGGAGGAGATGTTCGATGTGAATGAGCTGTTGAATATGTTAGATAGAAATCCTCTTTGCATCCCCGAACCAAAGGTTGAGACGAGTTTTGACACTCTTGATCAACTAGAACTACTTGGCCATATCCCAGATGAGAAATCGTCAGAATTGTCTTACCAGCTGCCAAATCAATATGGGAATATGACTGGTGGCTTCCATACGGAGCAGGGAGCTTCAGATTACGTCCTTCAATTCCTGGAACAAGAGGATAGCAATGACTTTGGGTTTTGA
- the LOC123226916 gene encoding dehydration-responsive element-binding protein 2A-like isoform X2, translating into MTLQSSCVRKRKRRDGVNVAETLAKWKKHNAILESYDSENKTLRKVPAKGSKKGCMKGKGGPENARCNYRGVRQRTWGKWVAEIRQPNRGKRLWLGTFPTAVEAALAYDEAARAMYGSAARINLPDVSNSNEYLKDSESTTTSNRSEVEDSKLRNDVREAESGINTAPEVKLSSSPEKPKTKDEPLDDEQYDRNPEVRDEAALGATCASQSEFKEEPLNLEDNSWMDNEEWPNMSMEEMFDVNELLNMLDRNPLCIPEPKVETSFDTLDQLELLGHIPDEKSSELSYQLPNQYGNMTGGFHTEQGASDYVLQFLEQEDSNDFGF; encoded by the exons ATGACGCTACAAAGTAGTTGTGTGAG GAAAAGGAAGCGAAGAGACGGCGTTAACGTGGCCGAGACACTCGCAAAATGGAAGAAACATAATGCCATTCTCGAGTCCTATGATAGTGAGAATAAAACATTGCGAAAAGTCCCTGCGAAGGGCTCGAAGAAGGGCTGTATGAAAGGCAAAGGAGGGCCGGAAAATGCAAGGTGTAATTATAGAGGTGTGAGGCAGAGGACTTGGGGCAAGTGGGTTGCAGAGATAAGGCAGCCGAACAGGGGAAAGAGGCTGTGGCTTGGTACTTTTCCCACTGCTGTTGAGGCTGCTCTTGCTTATGATGAAGCTGCCAGGGCAATGTATGGTTCTGCTGCCCGAATTAATTTGCCAGACGTTTCCAACTCAAATGAGTATTTGAAAGATTCTGAATCCACAACGACATCTAATCGGTCTGAGGTTGAGGATTCTAAATTGAGGAACGATGTTAGGGAAGCTGAATCTGGAATTAATACTGCTCCTGAAGTCAAATTGTCTAGTAGTCCAGAGAAACCCAAAACTAAAGATGAGCCCTTGGATGATGAACAGTATGATAGGAACCCAGAAGTGAGAGATGAGGCTGCTTTGGGTGCCACTTGTGCCTCCCAATCGGAATTTAAGGAAGAACCTTTGAATCTAGAAGACAACAGTTGGATGGACAATGAAGAATGGCCAAATATGTCAATGGAGGAGATGTTCGATGTGAATGAGCTGTTGAATATGTTAGATAGAAATCCTCTTTGCATCCCCGAACCAAAGGTTGAGACGAGTTTTGACACTCTTGATCAACTAGAACTACTTGGCCATATCCCAGATGAGAAATCGTCAGAATTGTCTTACCAGCTGCCAAATCAATATGGGAATATGACTGGTGGCTTCCATACGGAGCAGGGAGCTTCAGATTACGTCCTTCAATTCCTGGAACAAGAGGATAGCAATGACTTTGGGTTTTGA